The genomic window ACCGGACGCCCGATGACCTACCAGGAATTCCGCCACGACCCGGCCGCCTCCCACCGCTACTGGGCGCGCGGCTTCATCGGCTGGCGCACCATGCGCGCCGCCCACCCGAACCGCACCCACTACGCACTCGTCGAGCTGGAGCGCGCCGGGCTGCTTCGCGGGGTGGTCACCCAAAACGTCGACGGCTTACACCGCGCCGCCGGCACCGAACGGCTCATCCACCTGCACGGCGACATGGAGCACGTCGTCTGCCTCGACTGCGGGGCCGTCGAGGACCGCGCGCTTTTCGACGCCCGCCTCACCGCCGCCAACCCCGGCTACCGGGAGTCGATCGTCGTGGATGAATCCATGGTCAACCCCGACGGCGACGTCACCCTGGATCAGAAGACCATCGACCGTTTCGTCATGGCCGGGTGCCACGTGTGCGGGTCGCGGCGGCTGAAGCCGGACGTGGTCTACTTCGGGGAATCGGTGCCGGCGTGGCGTCGTCACGCCGCCGACCGGCTGCTGGCCGAGTCGTCCTCGCTGCTGA from Corynebacterium maris DSM 45190 includes these protein-coding regions:
- a CDS encoding Sir2 family NAD-dependent protein deacetylase, with protein sequence MSSFHDPAVQRVHSSALRSIARVVDETVAPTPGKDALAQITAQLRAGPALVLTGAGVSTDSGIPDYRSAGGRLRTGRPMTYQEFRHDPAASHRYWARGFIGWRTMRAAHPNRTHYALVELERAGLLRGVVTQNVDGLHRAAGTERLIHLHGDMEHVVCLDCGAVEDRALFDARLTAANPGYRESIVVDESMVNPDGDVTLDQKTIDRFVMAGCHVCGSRRLKPDVVYFGESVPAWRRHAADRLLAESSSLLIAGSSLAVMSGYRFVLEARKAGKRVAVINGGPGRGDAKADTVWRTRVGPAFDDLLDALEL